From the Salmo trutta chromosome 30, fSalTru1.1, whole genome shotgun sequence genome, one window contains:
- the naa80 gene encoding N-alpha-acetyltransferase 80, with protein sequence MKRETVNMFDSGEVWAIPLHQRPDLLEPCADLVNSEWQRSHGARVHALQKSCQEFPVALVLLQGSGNRDGGDRETLLGHVRLSRVVSRPGSLFVESVVVSKAQRGKGYGRTLMQETERYAKARGFRRLCLTTHDKQHFYAHLGYVLSMPVQNAGVMASFMPMEVLERFSKLPGTDDTQGEVQGGPPPPSPPQIPPSFIGPAPSTPPPLLLPPSALSRHPTPSPPSGLPPPPSIPPPPPPPPPQCPARLVFQTLEETPYRDAKGVPIFWMHKDI encoded by the exons ATGAAGCGTGAAACCGTGAACAT GTTTGACAGTGGGGAGGTGTGGGCAATCCCCCTGCACCAGCGTCCGGACCTGCTGGAGCCTTGCGCCGACTTGGTGAACAGCGAGTGGCAGCGGAGCCATGGTGCCCGGGTCCACGCCCTCCAGAAATCCTGCCAGGAGTTCCCCGTAGCCCTGGTGCTGCTGCAGGGCTCTGGGAACAGGGACGGTGGGGACAGGGAGACCCTCCTGGGGCACGTCCGGCTGTCCCGCGTGGTGTCCCGCCCTGGGAGCCTCTTTGTGGAGTCGGTGGTGGTGTCCAAGGCCCAGAGGGGAAAGGGCTACGGTCGTACACTGATGCAGGAGACGGAGCGCTACGCTAAGGCCCGAGGGTTCCGGAGGCTGTGTCTTACCACCCACGACAAACAACACTTCTATGCCCACCTGGGCTACGTTCTATCCATGCCGGTACAGAATGCTGGTGTCATGGCCTCCTTCATGCCCATGGAGGTGCTGGAGAGGTTCTCCAAGCTCCCAGGGACAGACGACACCCAGGGTGAGGTACAGGGAggcccaccaccaccatcaccaccccagaTCCCTCCTTCCTTTATAGGGCCTGCTCCATCtactcctccacctcttctccttcctccctctgctCTATCTCGTCATCcaactccctctcctccctctggtcttccacctcctccctctattcctcctcctcctcctcctcctcctcctcagtgtccGGCCCGACTGGTGTTTCAGACTCTTGAGGAGACGCCCTACAGAGATGCTAAAGGAGTTCCTATCTTCTGGATGCACAAGGACATCTGA
- the hyal3 gene encoding hyaluronidase-3, whose protein sequence is MLLRSFPLTILLLCTIPVTPQWGAVGDESGGSVAAAGPVVQGRPFTTVWNMPTARCQEHYGIHLDLGAFDIVENHHQRFQGQNMSIFYHNQLGLYPYISQEGLQVNGGVPQRGDLEAHLALAKTQISALLRTRFSGLAVIDWEEWRPLWVRDFGIKLEYRRLSKKLVRGEHPELTKQEVNSLARKEFERGARSFMSETLQLGVCLRPRGLWGFYSFPECFNNHRKQKGHSYTGHCHSKTRQKNDQLAWLWRQSTALYPSIYLPQRLAGSSDASLLVRHRLLEALRVANQYPTSTHAIPVLPYARVAFAHTFHFLNKTDLEHTLGESAALGMAGVVLWGEQAFAKSKRQCEILRDYINSELGEYISTLKRGVQRCSEERCHGNGRCARRDPYSDHMIPLSDPFSNFLPDPSHDLSHLRTNFLCQCYQGWAGEKCQENI, encoded by the exons ATGCTGCTACGCAGCTTCcctctcaccatcctcctcctctgcaCCATCCCTGTCACTCCCCAGTGGGGGGCAGTGGGTGATGAGTCTGGAGGGTCTGTGGCTGCTGCAGGGCCAGTGGTCCAGGGCAGGCCCTTCACCACCGTCTGGAACATGCCCACAGCGAGATGCCAGGAACACTATGGCATCCACCTGGACCTGGGGGCCTTCGACATCGTGGAGAACCACCACCAGCGCTTCCAGGGCCAGAACATGAGCATCTTCTACCACAATCAGCTAGGGCTCTACCCTTACATCTCCCAGGAGGGTCTGCAGGTTAATGGAGGGGTTCCCCAGAGGGGAGACCTGGAGGCCCACCTGGCCCTGGCCAAGACCCAGATCTCAGCCCTGCTCAGGACAAGGTTCAGCGGCCTGGCTGTCATCGACTGGGAGGAGTGGCGCCCCTTGTGGGTGAGAGACTTCGGCATTAAGCTGGAGTACCGCCGGCTGTCTAAAAAACTAGTGAGAGGGGAGCATCCAGAGCTAACCAAACAGGAAGTGAACTCCCTGGCCCGTAAGGAGTTTGAGAGGGGTGCCAGGTCCTTCATGTCTGAGACGCTGCAGTTAGGAGTGTGTCTGCGACCGAGGGGACTCTGGGGCTTCTACAGCTTCCCTGAATGCTTCAACAACCACAGGAAGCAGAAAGGCCACAGCTACACAGGCCACTGCCACTCCAAGACCAGGCAGAAGAATGACCAGCTAGCCTGGCTGTGGCGCCAGTCCACTGCCCTCTACCCTAGTATCTACCTACCCCAACGTCTGGCAGGGTCCTCTGATGCCTCCCTCCTGGTCAGACATAGGCTTCTGGAGGCCCTGAGGGTGGCGAATCAGTACCCCACTAGCACCCATGCCATTCCTGTACTGCCCTATGCCAGAGTGGCATTCGCCCACACCTTCCACTTCCTCAACAAG ACGGATCTGGAGCACACACTGGGAGAGAGTGCAGCGCTGGGGATGGCAGGAGTGGTGCTGTGGGGGGAGCAGGCGTTCGCTAAGTCAAAG CGGCAGTGTGAGATACTGAGGGACTACATTAATTCTGAACTGGGAGAATACATCAGCACCCTGAAGAGAGGGGTGCAGCGTTGCAGCGAGGAGCGATGCCATGGCAACGGTCGCTGTGCCAGAAGGGACCCCTACTCTGACCACATGATCCCCCTCTCTGACCCCTTCTCCAACTTCCTCCCTGACCCCTCTCATGACCTCAGCCACCTCCGCACTAACTTCCTCTGCCAGTGCTATCAGGGCTGGGCGGGTGAGAAGTGTCAGGAAAATATATAG
- the amt gene encoding aminomethyltransferase, mitochondrial: MLREVLDLVCKEYTMWTRILSGGRGFGFGFRVPRECVRGVGLGISGRQERHASSSEASMRKTALFDFHRDQGGKMVEFAGWSMPVQYKDSHIHSHMHTRQHCSIFDVSHMLQSKVHGRDRVKFIESMIVGDIAELKDNQGTLTLFTNDKGGINDDLIVTKTDQGYLYVVSNAGCADKDSANMKARLAKFKAAGHDVELEFLEECLIAVQGPSMAKVFQPGLTDDLSKLTFMTSTLATVFGIQGCRVTRCGYTGEDGVEISVPKSGVVALTERLLANSEVKLAGLGARDSLRLEAGLCLYGNDIDETTTPVEATLVWTIGKRRRQAKDFPGAEIIVPQIKAKTTRKRVGLVSTGPPVRQHTPILSPEGKVIGEVTSGCPSPCLKQNIAMGYVDVAYAKNGTPIQVEVRKKAVKAVVTKMPFVPTNYYSGH; this comes from the exons ATGTTACGTGAAGTTTTGGATCTCGTCTGCAAGGAATATACGATGTGGACTCGGATTCTATCTGGCGGCCGCGGGTTCGGATTCGGTTTCCGCGTTCCGAGGGAGTGTGTACGTGGCGTTGGACTCGGAATATCGGGGAGGCAGGAGAGGCATGCTTCAAGTTCAGAG GCCTCTATGAGGAAGACAGCTCTGTTTGACTTCCATCGGGACCAGGGGGGTAAGATGGTGGAGTTTGCTGGCTGGAGCATGCCTGTCCAGTACAAAGACAGCCACATCCACTCCCATATGCACACTCGCCAGCACTGCTCCATCTTCGACGTCAGCCACATGCTACAG AGCAAAGTCCACGGAAGAGACAGAGTCAAGTTTATAGAGTCTATGATCGTTGGAGACATAGCAGAGCTGAAGGACAACCAG GGCACGCTCACCCTCTTCACCAACGACAAGGGAGGAATAAATGATGATCTTATCGTCACCAAGACAGACCAAGGCTACCTCTACGTAGTGTCCAACGCTGGCTGTGCAGACAAGGACTCCGCCAACATGAAG GCTAGACTAGCCAAGTTCAAAGCAGCAGGTCACGATGTGGAGCTGGAGTTTTTGGAGGAATGTCTGATTGCCGTTCAAG GTCCCTCCATGGCCAAGGTGTTCCAGCCGGGATTGACAGATGACCTCAGCAAATTGACCTTTATGACCAGCACTCTGGCCACTGTGTTTGGGATCCAGGGCTGCAGGGTGACCCGCTGTGGCTACACTGGAGAAGACGGAGTGGAG ATCTCAGTGCCTAAATCTGGTGTGGTGGCCCTGACGGAGCGCCTGTTGGCCAACAGTGAGGTCAAGCTGGCCGGACTGGGGGCGCGAGACAGTCTGAGGCTGGAGGCAGGCCTCTGTCTCTATGGTAACGACATCGATGAGACCACCACCCCTGTGGAGGCGACACTGGTGTGGACTATAG GGAAGCGGCGTCGTCAGGCGAAGGATTTCCCCGGTGCTGAGATCATTGTCCCCCAGATAAAGGCAAAAACAACGAGGAAGCGTGTGGGCTTGGTGTCCACGGGACCCCCTGTCAGacagcacacccccattctcagcCCAGAGGGAAAGGTCATAG GTGAGGTCACCAGTGGTTGCCCCTCCCCCTGCCTGAAGCAGAACATTGCCATGGGTTACGTGGATGTGGCGTACGCCAAGAATGGAACTCCCATTCAGGTGGAGGTGAGGAAGAAGGCAGTGAAGGCAGTGGTCACCAAGATGCCCTTCGTGCCTACAAACTACTACTCTGGCCATTAG